One genomic region from Spirulina subsalsa PCC 9445 encodes:
- a CDS encoding PAS domain S-box protein — translation MSSSQVWNVLILGRDPQFIQSLTLALQYFRESQSAAKPSLGKQEKSRRKPSIFSRGCLSSTNLKTLYGHKFQAVVLYSVPDVVERLQEDANGFALWIDYTGITPQDSLNLIRHIRKDIHNPFLRIVLYVREKDLAALPINWLCRYDVSDLFYGEDLVSEKIHIRCQEHFRVYHEKVTTFNFYRVKVQLEKTISYLRLILEKIPQQVFWKDASSRFLGCNTKWATAAGFDNPEAVVGLSDEDIIPDPEVAKLFRQEDQKIIEQKQPKLHSIATKYREGVQGKKVWLDISKIPLYDSEGQPLGIVGVLEDITERKNAEEALERSLSLLRAIFESIADGVLAVDRMGEIISYNKKFLEMWKLQEGDFTLPNPRQRTFKLADQLEDPQGFITRVIEIYSQPEVHSYDVLVFKDGRILERYSQPQRLGDLIVGRVWNFRDITLAKQSEVALQQQMRRAVLLGEITQRIRSSLDPKEIFQITVNQVGQAFEVSRCNLRLYVPGDPPQLRQVAEYVEGGYSCSEAMIAIADYGYVEAALREDRAIASDQISLPGLFPPDTQSLLSVRTSYQGAPNGLITLQQCAHPRSWTPDEMELLEAVAAQVGIAIAHAQLLQQEKHQRAKLDRQNQQLQQQIKQRRQMEAELRHSERQLRAITASVPGMVFEAISQGSEHHQWTFISDGVQELYGITPQEALETSALWERIAPEDRETLLNAIAYSQNHLTPYDLFTRIYPHHGGEKWVRSLAQPKQLPNGSILWTGVQVDVTESKQQELALIQAREAADTANRAKSAFLANMSHELRTPLNAILGFTQLLSRISQLKPEQQEYLSIINRSGEHLLTLINDVLEMSKIEAGRVMFHEDHFDLYRLLDSLEDLMQIKAQTKGLQLQFQRDDNLPQYIHTDESKLRQVLLNLLSNGLKFTESGQVALTTTRLTNHPPILKFTVQDTGLGISPEELTLLFSPFGQTESGRKSQQGTGLGLAISRQFVQLLGGELTVQSQLGQGSTFSFQIPVRLGSPLPSPSSNPPRQVIHLAPQQPPYRILVVEDRLESRQLLVTLLQKLGFQLQAAENGQEAIHCWQTWHPHLIWMDIRMPILDGLEATKQIRRLEENHPHHTVIIAVTASAFEEQRAEVLAAGCDDFVRKPFQESMLLDKMAQYLGVQYIYASSEEVTQITNPRAGASVPTLETIQADLLTLDRAWVEELHLAAMQCSVEQLLPILAKLSPTYYNLAEGLKQWGNNFEFETIVNLTQQVLDTP, via the coding sequence ATGTCTAGTTCTCAGGTTTGGAATGTGTTGATTTTGGGGCGAGATCCCCAGTTTATTCAAAGCTTGACGCTTGCCTTACAGTATTTTAGAGAATCTCAATCTGCTGCAAAGCCTAGTTTAGGTAAGCAGGAAAAAAGCCGACGGAAACCTAGCATTTTTTCCCGAGGATGTCTCTCTAGCACCAACTTAAAGACGCTTTATGGCCATAAGTTCCAAGCGGTTGTTCTCTATTCTGTTCCTGATGTTGTAGAACGATTGCAGGAAGATGCTAATGGGTTTGCTCTTTGGATTGATTATACTGGAATTACCCCTCAAGATAGTCTCAATTTAATTCGTCATATTCGCAAAGATATTCATAACCCCTTTTTGCGTATTGTGCTTTATGTCCGCGAAAAAGATCTGGCCGCATTACCAATTAATTGGTTATGCCGTTATGATGTAAGTGACCTATTTTATGGAGAGGATTTAGTTTCAGAAAAAATACATATTCGCTGTCAGGAACATTTTAGAGTTTATCATGAAAAAGTCACAACATTTAATTTTTATCGAGTTAAAGTACAGCTTGAGAAAACGATTAGTTATTTAAGATTAATTCTGGAAAAAATTCCTCAACAAGTTTTTTGGAAAGACGCGAGTTCTAGATTTTTAGGTTGCAATACAAAGTGGGCAACGGCGGCAGGTTTTGATAATCCTGAAGCGGTGGTGGGCTTAAGTGATGAGGATATTATCCCGGATCCTGAAGTCGCCAAACTATTCCGCCAAGAAGACCAGAAAATCATTGAACAAAAACAGCCAAAGTTACATAGCATTGCCACGAAATACCGGGAAGGAGTCCAAGGGAAAAAGGTTTGGCTGGATATTAGCAAAATTCCGCTTTATGACAGCGAGGGTCAACCTTTAGGCATTGTGGGGGTATTAGAGGATATTACAGAACGGAAGAATGCGGAGGAGGCTTTAGAGCGTTCTTTGTCGTTATTGCGGGCAATTTTTGAATCCATTGCCGATGGGGTTTTAGCGGTGGATCGGATGGGAGAAATTATTAGTTATAATAAAAAATTTTTAGAAATGTGGAAGTTGCAGGAGGGGGATTTTACTTTACCAAATCCTCGTCAACGGACTTTTAAATTAGCGGATCAATTGGAAGATCCCCAGGGATTTATAACACGGGTTATAGAAATTTATAGTCAGCCAGAAGTTCATAGTTATGATGTTTTAGTGTTTAAAGATGGACGGATTTTGGAACGGTATTCCCAACCCCAACGTTTAGGGGATTTAATTGTGGGGCGGGTGTGGAATTTTCGCGATATTACCTTAGCGAAACAGTCGGAGGTGGCGCTACAGCAACAAATGCGCCGGGCTGTATTATTGGGTGAAATTACTCAACGCATTCGTTCTTCTTTAGACCCGAAGGAAATCTTTCAAATTACAGTGAATCAGGTGGGGCAGGCTTTTGAGGTCAGTCGCTGTAATTTACGGTTATATGTGCCGGGAGATCCTCCTCAGTTGCGTCAGGTAGCGGAGTATGTGGAGGGGGGTTACTCTTGTTCTGAGGCTATGATTGCGATCGCCGATTATGGCTATGTGGAAGCAGCCTTAAGGGAAGATCGGGCGATCGCATCCGATCAGATTTCGCTGCCGGGGTTGTTTCCCCCCGATACCCAATCGTTGTTAAGTGTGCGCACGTCCTATCAGGGCGCACCCAATGGTTTAATTACCTTGCAACAATGCGCTCACCCCCGGAGTTGGACTCCCGATGAAATGGAACTCTTAGAAGCTGTCGCGGCACAGGTCGGGATTGCCATTGCTCACGCCCAACTGTTACAACAGGAAAAACACCAACGGGCGAAACTGGATCGGCAAAATCAGCAACTTCAGCAGCAAATTAAACAACGGCGACAGATGGAGGCAGAATTACGCCACAGTGAGCGCCAATTACGAGCCATTACCGCCAGTGTACCGGGCATGGTCTTTGAAGCCATCAGTCAAGGTTCCGAACACCACCAATGGACCTTTATTAGTGACGGGGTACAGGAACTCTATGGCATCACCCCCCAAGAAGCCCTAGAAACCAGCGCCCTGTGGGAAAGAATCGCCCCAGAAGACCGAGAAACCCTCTTAAATGCGATCGCCTACTCCCAAAACCATTTAACCCCTTACGACCTCTTCACCCGCATATATCCCCATCACGGTGGGGAAAAATGGGTTCGTTCCCTCGCCCAACCCAAACAACTCCCCAACGGCTCCATCCTCTGGACAGGCGTGCAAGTCGATGTCACCGAATCCAAACAGCAAGAATTAGCCCTCATTCAAGCCCGAGAAGCCGCCGACACTGCCAACCGCGCCAAAAGCGCCTTTCTCGCCAACATGAGCCACGAACTCCGCACCCCCCTCAACGCCATCCTTGGCTTTACCCAACTCCTCAGTCGCATTAGCCAACTAAAACCCGAACAACAAGAATATCTCAGCATCATTAACCGCAGTGGAGAACACTTGCTCACCCTCATTAACGATGTCCTAGAAATGTCCAAAATTGAGGCCGGACGAGTCATGTTCCATGAAGATCACTTTGACTTATACCGTCTGTTAGACTCCTTAGAAGACCTCATGCAAATCAAAGCCCAAACCAAAGGCCTACAATTGCAATTCCAGCGTGACGACAACCTCCCCCAATACATCCACACCGACGAAAGCAAACTCCGTCAAGTCCTGCTTAACCTCCTCAGCAACGGTCTAAAATTCACCGAAAGCGGACAAGTCGCCCTCACCACCACCCGTCTCACCAACCATCCCCCCATCCTCAAATTCACCGTACAGGATACCGGCCTAGGCATTTCCCCCGAAGAACTCACCCTGCTCTTTTCCCCCTTTGGGCAAACCGAAAGCGGGCGCAAATCCCAACAAGGCACAGGTTTAGGACTCGCCATCAGTCGTCAATTTGTCCAACTCCTCGGGGGAGAACTCACCGTACAAAGTCAACTCGGCCAGGGCTCCACCTTCAGCTTTCAAATCCCTGTGCGACTAGGCTCTCCCCTCCCCTCTCCCTCCTCCAATCCTCCCCGTCAAGTCATCCATTTAGCCCCCCAGCAACCCCCCTATCGTATTCTGGTCGTCGAAGATCGTCTAGAAAGTCGGCAACTCCTCGTTACTCTCCTACAAAAACTCGGTTTTCAACTCCAAGCCGCCGAAAATGGTCAAGAAGCGATTCATTGCTGGCAAACCTGGCACCCCCATCTCATTTGGATGGATATTAGAATGCCCATTTTAGACGGTTTAGAAGCCACCAAACAGATCCGCCGTCTTGAAGAAAATCACCCCCACCACACCGTGATTATCGCCGTCACCGCCAGCGCCTTTGAAGAACAACGCGCCGAAGTACTAGCCGCCGGATGTGATGATTTTGTCCGCAAACCCTTTCAGGAGTCCATGCTGTTAGATAAAATGGCACAGTATCTAGGGGTGCAATATATTTATGCTTCCTCTGAGGAAGTAACCCAAATCACCAACCCGAGAGCAGGGGCTTCTGTCCCCACACTAGAAACCATACAAGCAGATTTATTAACCTTAGATCGGGCTTGGGTTGAAGAATTACATCTCGCTGCCATGCAGTGTAGTGTAGAACAACTCTTACCCATCTTAGCTAAACTCTCTCCTACTTATTATAACTTAGCTGAGGGTTTAAAACAATGGGGCAATAACTTTGAATTTGAAACCATTGTGAATCTTACACAACAGGTTTTAGATACTCCTTAA
- a CDS encoding GGDEF domain-containing protein has translation MMTTNPPSQARLELEIQRLCAQVTILEQENADLKMLLENVTSHADFIEAELHATNERLQEEISNRLKTMRALQFLIGMVTRDISDLQILLETTTEHGDLVEQLLHNESIRDPLTGLFNRRYLDQNFENILQGARHWKQSVGVVLGDIDFFRTFNTEFGHKAGDIVLKEVCEFLQKNVRDVDSVYRYGGEEILLLLPGTSLTDTVGIAEALRQGIHRLNLSYGEQDLNQISISFGVACFPEHGTTVDELVIAADTALYQAKAAGRNCTIVATLASGSSS, from the coding sequence ATGATGACCACTAACCCCCCTTCTCAAGCAAGGTTAGAGCTTGAAATTCAAAGACTCTGTGCGCAGGTGACAATTCTAGAACAAGAAAACGCCGATTTAAAAATGCTGCTAGAAAATGTCACCAGCCATGCTGATTTTATCGAAGCAGAGTTACACGCCACTAATGAGCGTTTACAAGAAGAAATTAGTAATCGCCTCAAAACCATGCGGGCATTGCAATTTTTAATCGGGATGGTCACGCGAGATATTTCTGATTTGCAAATTTTGCTGGAAACCACTACAGAACACGGGGATTTAGTGGAACAATTACTCCATAATGAGAGTATTCGAGATCCCCTAACAGGCTTGTTTAATCGGCGTTATTTGGATCAAAATTTTGAAAATATTTTGCAGGGGGCGCGCCATTGGAAACAATCCGTTGGTGTAGTTTTAGGCGATATTGATTTTTTCCGTACCTTTAACACAGAATTTGGTCACAAAGCCGGGGATATTGTGTTAAAAGAAGTCTGTGAGTTTCTACAGAAAAATGTCCGAGATGTCGATAGTGTTTATCGGTATGGCGGGGAGGAAATTCTGTTACTGTTACCGGGGACATCTTTAACCGATACGGTGGGAATTGCTGAAGCTCTCCGGCAAGGCATTCATCGCTTGAATTTGTCCTATGGGGAACAAGATTTAAACCAGATTAGTATTTCCTTTGGAGTGGCTTGTTTTCCTGAACACGGAACAACAGTAGATGAATTAGTGATTGCCGCCGATACGGCATTATATCAAGCCAAAGCGGCTGGACGAAATTGTACTATTGTGGCAACTCTTGCTTCAGGAAGTTCTAGTTAA
- a CDS encoding ribose-phosphate pyrophosphokinase has product MSRTATINLQQMLTPLSDNNRLRLFSGSSNIPLAQEIARYLGLELGPMIRKRFADGELYIQIQESIRGCDVYIIQPCSYPVNDHLMELLIIIDACRRASARQVTAVIPYYCYARADRKTAGRESITAKLVANLMTQAGANRIVGMDLHSAQIQGYFDIPFDHVYGSPVLLSYLASKQLPDLVVVSPDVGGVARARSFAKKLNDAPLAIIDKRRQAHNVAEVLNVIGDVKGKTAVLVDDMIDTAGTICEGAKLLREVGARQVYACATHAVFSPPAIERLSSGVLEEVIVTNTIPILEENRFKQLTVLSVANLIGETIWRIHEDSSVSSMFR; this is encoded by the coding sequence GTGAGCCGTACTGCAACGATCAATCTTCAGCAAATGCTGACCCCCCTATCCGATAATAACCGCCTCCGGTTATTTTCCGGTTCGTCCAACATCCCCCTAGCCCAAGAAATCGCCCGCTACCTCGGGTTAGAACTCGGACCCATGATCCGAAAACGCTTTGCTGACGGGGAACTCTACATTCAAATCCAAGAATCCATCCGAGGCTGTGACGTTTACATCATTCAGCCCTGCTCCTACCCCGTCAATGATCATCTCATGGAACTGTTGATCATCATTGACGCTTGTCGCCGCGCTTCCGCCCGACAAGTGACCGCCGTCATTCCTTACTACTGCTACGCTAGAGCCGACCGCAAAACCGCCGGACGGGAATCCATCACCGCCAAACTCGTGGCCAACTTGATGACCCAAGCCGGAGCCAATCGCATTGTCGGCATGGATTTACACTCCGCCCAAATTCAAGGCTACTTTGACATCCCCTTTGATCACGTTTACGGTTCACCTGTTCTACTCAGTTATCTCGCCAGTAAACAACTCCCGGATTTAGTCGTCGTCTCCCCGGACGTTGGGGGTGTAGCTCGCGCTCGTTCCTTCGCCAAAAAGCTCAACGATGCCCCCTTAGCCATCATTGATAAACGCCGTCAAGCCCACAACGTCGCCGAAGTATTAAACGTCATCGGAGACGTAAAAGGGAAAACCGCCGTCCTCGTTGATGACATGATTGATACAGCCGGAACCATTTGTGAAGGGGCAAAACTACTGCGAGAAGTGGGAGCGCGGCAAGTTTACGCCTGTGCCACCCATGCGGTCTTTTCTCCCCCCGCCATTGAACGGCTCTCCAGTGGAGTCCTAGAAGAGGTTATTGTTACCAATACCATCCCCATCTTAGAAGAAAATCGTTTTAAACAGTTAACGGTCTTATCTGTGGCCAATTTAATTGGCGAAACCATTTGGCGGATTCACGAAGACAGTTCTGTAAGTAGTATGTTCCGTTAA
- a CDS encoding serine/threonine-protein kinase has translation MSSADGLFSILNEKAIVLSAVYFVMQSPLEAQTVLNQRYRVLRVLGQGGFGRTYLAQDEGRFNELCAIKELFPNQSDPDAIAKSKELFQREASTLYKIQHHQIPRFQATFGENGRLFIVQDYVEGKTLQELWELRRREGKRFEEEEVRRLVEQLLPVLGYLHDQGIIHRDLSPGNVILRERDRLPVLIDFGVVKELASRIRSADPQTALTTVGKVGYAPPEQIQTGQVYPNSDLYGLAVTAVVLLTGKPPNELFDGVNLRWQWQREVQVSKPFAQVLNRMLSYRPGDRFSSVEAVQSALAEAPQPPQTGSAPTMAPVSQVATIAVGGAPSRPTPSPPPARPDPVIPRPQTDSPFSSSAAVVGLTVLIGAIAGLTTWGIVMVFNRPSVPPPVTETPSPSPTETPSPEPSPETIEQAVQLRAGEVFSERGQLSENMTLNYRLRGENNQRLTAFVESNGVWFSVLNAQGELIAPNARRVQSWQGSLPTTGDYTVQLTPIPGATERNYRVELRLEAAPAPTPTPTPTPTPTPTPTPTPTPTPTPTPQEPTYNSQTLEIPATSEGIPLAVRGETSPTTIKRYLVEVEANQVLKVEVMRGGVTLQIRRPDGNLIPDAEGIVSWEGQVPTGGLYQVDVIASESANFLLNIGVQAMTE, from the coding sequence ATGTCCTCGGCGGACGGACTATTTTCTATTCTAAATGAAAAAGCGATTGTACTCTCTGCGGTTTATTTTGTTATGCAGTCTCCTCTTGAAGCTCAAACGGTTCTCAATCAACGGTATCGTGTCTTACGGGTCTTAGGTCAAGGCGGTTTCGGTCGTACTTATCTGGCACAGGATGAGGGGCGATTCAATGAATTGTGTGCGATTAAGGAATTATTTCCCAATCAAAGTGATCCTGATGCGATCGCCAAATCTAAGGAATTGTTCCAACGGGAAGCCAGTACCCTGTACAAAATCCAGCACCACCAGATCCCCCGTTTTCAAGCGACGTTTGGGGAAAATGGACGCTTGTTTATTGTGCAGGACTATGTGGAGGGGAAAACCCTTCAGGAGTTGTGGGAGTTGCGACGACGGGAGGGGAAACGGTTTGAGGAGGAGGAAGTCCGGCGACTGGTGGAGCAGTTGTTACCTGTTTTGGGTTATTTACACGACCAGGGGATTATTCACCGGGATTTGTCGCCGGGGAATGTGATTTTGAGAGAGCGCGATCGCCTTCCGGTGTTGATTGATTTTGGGGTGGTGAAGGAGTTGGCCAGTCGTATTCGTTCCGCCGATCCCCAAACCGCTTTAACGACGGTGGGTAAGGTGGGGTACGCCCCCCCGGAACAAATCCAAACGGGTCAAGTTTACCCCAACAGTGACCTGTACGGGTTAGCGGTGACGGCGGTGGTGTTATTGACCGGGAAACCGCCGAATGAGTTGTTTGATGGGGTGAATTTGCGCTGGCAATGGCAACGGGAAGTTCAGGTGAGCAAACCCTTTGCCCAGGTGTTGAATCGGATGTTAAGTTATCGACCCGGCGATCGCTTTTCGTCGGTGGAGGCCGTACAAAGTGCCTTAGCCGAAGCCCCACAGCCCCCACAAACTGGGAGCGCGCCCACAATGGCCCCCGTGTCCCAAGTGGCGACTATTGCCGTGGGGGGGGCGCCCTCGCGTCCTACGCCTTCTCCCCCTCCTGCTCGTCCGGATCCAGTGATTCCCCGACCTCAAACCGACTCCCCTTTCAGCAGTTCCGCCGCCGTTGTGGGGTTAACGGTCTTAATTGGTGCGATCGCCGGATTGACCACGTGGGGCATTGTGATGGTCTTCAATCGTCCCTCAGTTCCCCCTCCCGTTACTGAAACCCCCAGCCCTTCCCCCACCGAAACCCCCAGCCCTGAACCCTCCCCGGAAACCATCGAGCAAGCGGTTCAATTACGGGCGGGTGAGGTCTTCTCCGAACGAGGACAACTGTCAGAAAATATGACCTTAAATTACCGTTTACGGGGGGAAAATAACCAACGCCTAACAGCCTTTGTCGAAAGTAACGGCGTGTGGTTTAGCGTTTTGAATGCTCAAGGGGAACTGATCGCCCCCAACGCCCGACGGGTGCAAAGTTGGCAAGGCTCCCTCCCCACCACCGGGGATTATACCGTGCAGTTAACCCCCATTCCGGGGGCAACCGAGCGGAATTATCGGGTGGAACTCCGGTTAGAAGCCGCCCCTGCCCCGACCCCCACACCTACCCCTACACCCACACCTACCCCCACCCCCACACCTACCCCTACACCCACACCTACCCCTACCCCCCAAGAACCCACCTACAACAGCCAAACCTTAGAAATTCCTGCCACTTCGGAGGGGATTCCCCTGGCGGTGCGCGGTGAAACCAGTCCCACCACAATTAAGCGCTATTTGGTGGAAGTAGAGGCAAATCAGGTCTTAAAGGTGGAAGTGATGCGCGGGGGTGTTACCTTGCAGATTCGCCGTCCTGATGGCAATTTAATCCCCGATGCCGAGGGGATTGTGTCCTGGGAGGGACAAGTTCCTACAGGGGGATTGTATCAAGTGGATGTAATAGCCTCCGAGTCCGCCAACTTCCTGCTGAACATCGGAGTGCAAGCCATGACAGAATAG
- a CDS encoding Uma2 family endonuclease, which produces MTISLDCEILYPDSDGQPMADNTLQFRWIVLIKENLDLLFADQPDVFVAGDLLWYPVEGHPEIRVAPDALVAFGRPKGERGSYKQWEEDNIAPQVVFEILSPGNRSGEMSKKQQFYDDYGVEEYYIYNPDRNNLQGFCRTESGLRAIEEIQNWTSPRLGIRFVLSATILELYRPDGRGFLSFLELEQRAEQANQRAQQERQRAEQERQRAEQERQRAEQADQQAELERQQAEQERQRAELERQRAEQADQRAEQERQRAERLAAQLRALGIDPES; this is translated from the coding sequence ATGACCATTTCCTTGGATTGTGAGATTCTCTACCCCGACAGTGATGGTCAGCCCATGGCAGACAATACCTTACAATTTCGCTGGATTGTCCTAATTAAAGAAAACCTAGACCTACTTTTTGCTGACCAGCCTGATGTTTTCGTAGCCGGGGACTTACTCTGGTATCCCGTAGAAGGTCACCCAGAAATCCGCGTCGCTCCCGATGCTCTCGTAGCATTTGGCCGCCCCAAAGGAGAGCGAGGGTCTTATAAACAGTGGGAAGAGGATAATATTGCTCCCCAAGTCGTGTTTGAAATTCTATCTCCCGGCAATCGTTCAGGGGAAATGAGCAAAAAGCAGCAATTCTATGATGATTATGGAGTAGAAGAATATTATATTTACAACCCAGACCGGAACAATTTACAGGGATTTTGCCGTACAGAGTCGGGATTAAGAGCGATAGAAGAAATCCAAAACTGGACAAGTCCCCGTCTAGGGATTCGGTTTGTTTTAAGTGCGACCATTTTGGAACTGTATCGTCCCGATGGGCGAGGATTCTTGAGCTTTTTGGAGTTGGAACAACGAGCCGAACAAGCTAACCAGAGGGCCCAACAAGAACGCCAACGAGCCGAACAAGAACGCCAACGAGCCGAACAGGAGCGCCAACGAGCCGAACAAGCTGACCAACAGGCAGAACTCGAACGCCAACAGGCCGAACAGGAGCGGCAAAGGGCGGAACTCGAACGCCAACGAGCCGAACAAGCTGACCAACGGGCAGAACAAGAACGCCAACGGGCCGAGCGATTGGCCGCACAACTGAGAGCGTTAGGCATTGACCCTGAAAGCTAA
- a CDS encoding Uma2 family endonuclease, translating to MTIATEKQQTQKLTLTEFLALPETEPACEFFAGEVSQKPMPKGRHSCLQYEVCNAINQVAKRDKIAYAFPELRCTFGDRSFVPDIAVFQWHNIPFLPDGEVPDRFEIPPDWVIEILSPEQKVNQVIAKILYCMEQGSQLGWFVDPDDRSILVFWCDRPPVIISAQNSLPTLAGIELNLTAEQIVQWLKMGL from the coding sequence ATGACCATTGCTACTGAAAAGCAACAAACCCAAAAACTGACCCTAACGGAGTTTTTGGCATTACCAGAAACTGAACCTGCTTGTGAATTTTTTGCTGGAGAAGTGAGTCAAAAACCCATGCCGAAAGGAAGACATAGCTGTTTACAATATGAAGTCTGTAATGCGATTAATCAGGTTGCCAAACGGGATAAGATTGCCTATGCGTTTCCAGAGTTGCGCTGTACCTTTGGCGATCGCTCTTTTGTCCCAGATATCGCGGTGTTCCAGTGGCACAACATCCCCTTTCTGCCGGATGGAGAAGTCCCCGATCGGTTTGAAATCCCCCCCGATTGGGTGATTGAGATTCTCTCCCCTGAACAAAAAGTCAATCAAGTGATTGCCAAAATTCTGTACTGTATGGAGCAGGGGAGTCAACTGGGATGGTTTGTAGATCCCGATGATCGGAGTATTTTGGTGTTTTGGTGCGATCGCCCTCCCGTCATCATCAGCGCCCAAAACTCCCTCCCCACCTTAGCCGGGATTGAATTAAATCTCACCGCAGAACAGATTGTTCAATGGCTCAAAATGGGGCTTTAG